In the genome of Aspergillus luchuensis IFO 4308 DNA, chromosome 2, nearly complete sequence, one region contains:
- a CDS encoding flavin reductase family protein (COG:S;~EggNog:ENOG410PWN7;~InterPro:IPR012349,IPR002563;~PFAM:PF01613;~go_function: GO:0010181 - FMN binding [Evidence IEA]) gives MNTKRDVNVSLQQPLNESESEPDRAPKKSRLEFSSNDGDDKRNGLDQFVAYPIHKVNRLLEPGPILLVATGSIAHKTHNIMTMGFHMMIQHEGPTLVGACIGPWDKSYDNLKKTGECVLAIPAVEMLEKAVDIGNCSGEDVNKWVNFGITPVPAPDPASADGLWDRKGGEEGRARAPLVGGKDVIANIQCMVEDRALVARYNLWVLKVTGAWINRDMDLEYGQGSRDPADDDDRVGGGKRRKREMKMAHHRGDGRFVIDGKEVDLRDRMVKWKEFQD, from the coding sequence ATGAATACGAAAAGGGATGTCAATGTCAGTCTGCAGCAGCCCCTGAacgagtcggagtcggagccGGACCGGGCACCGAAAAAATCGAGACTAGAATTCAGCTCCAacgatggcgatgataaGCGCAATGGTCTGGACCAGTTCGTGGCCTATCCTATCCACAAGGTCAATCGGCTCCTGGAGCCTGGACCCATTTTGCTTGTGGCGACCGGCTCCATAGCCCACAAGACGCACAACATAATGACAATGGGTTTCCACATGATGATCCAGCACGAAGGACCAACACTTGTCGGTGCCTGCATTGGGCCGTGGGACAAGAGCTATGATAACTTGAAGAAGACGGGCGAATGCGTGCTCGCCATTCCTGCAGTGgagatgttggagaaggCCGTTGATATCGGCAACTGCAGTGGGGAAGATGTCAACAAGTGGGTGAATTTTGGAATAACCCCGGTCCCAGCTCCTGATCCTGCATCTGCAGATGGGTTGTGGGATAGAAAAGGGGGTGAGGAAGGGAGAGCACGGGCGCCTTTGGTTGGAGGGAAGGATGTTATAGCCAACATTCAGTGTATGGTTGAGGACCGAGCGTTGGTGGCAAGGTACAATCTGTGGGTGCTGAAGGTGACTGGAGCATGGATCAATAGAGACATGGATCTAGAGTATGGCCAGGGAAGCAGAGACCCAGCAGATGACGACGATcgtgttggtggtggcaaacgaaggaagagggaaatgaAGATGGCTCACCATCGCGGAGATGGCCGGTTCGTGATTGACGGAAAGGAAGTCGATTTGAGAGATAGGATGGTCAAGTGGAAGGAATTCCAGGATTAG
- a CDS encoding uncharacterized protein (COG:G,O;~EggNog:ENOG410PTCF;~InterPro:IPR002889;~PFAM:PF01822;~SECRETED:SignalP(1-30);~TransMembrane:1 (n13-25c30/31o194-218i)), which yields MYHTTKSFTMRSALAASALLLSISLPATYAYTEEYNGCYSDSTPLKDQGTYTYQSDGYCQKLCLKDNYSVFALHNGQDCLCGNLLPASSAKVDDSKCNTACAGWPSVDCGGSNTYSVYLTGIENDVDHYSASSTSTSSSDSETSTSSIQEAHVVTSSGTTQTVYATSGTDASASATAEGATEASKKKSSSANTAAIAAGVVVGVVGACALAGAGFFLWRFKNRKSQYRRSVGVDNYGKPMSQHSMSDSRFDGDFMAQRRQSNGSIDDDQDFSRRILQVTNPDRR from the exons ATGTACCACACCACGAAATCATTCACGATGCGGTCGGCTCTTGCAGCCTCAGCCCTTCTCCTATCCATCAGTCTGCCTGCAACATATGCCTATACCGAGGAATACAATGGCTGTTACTCCGACTCGACGCCACTGAAAGATCAGGGAACCTATACATATCAAAGTGATGGATACTGTCAGAAGCTGTGTTTGAAGGACAACTACTCGGTCTTTGCCCTGCATAACGGACAGGACTGTCTCTGCGGTAACCTGCTACCTGCCTCGTCAGCAAAGGTTGATGACAGCAAGTGTAATACCGCATGTGCCGGCTGGCCTTCTGTGGACT GCGGTGGCAGCAATACTTATTCCGTCTACCTTACTGGCATTGAGAATGACGTCGACCATTATTCCGCCTCGAGCACAAGTACCTccagcagcgacagcgaAACGTCTACATCATCGATCCAAGAAGCCCATGTCGTCACTAGCTCTGGCACCACACAAACCGTGTATGCAACGTCCGGGACCGATGCGAGCGCATCTGCAACTGCCGAGGGTGCCACTGAAGcttcaaagaagaagagctcaAGTGCCAACACTGCTGCCATTGCAGCAGGCGTTGTCGTGGGTGTCGTAGGAGCTTGTGCTCTTGCTGGCGCTGGCTTCTTCCTGTGGCGCTTCAAGAACCGCAAGTCGCAATACCGTCGTAGTGTTGGTGTGGACAACTATGGCAAACCGATGTCCCAGCACTCCATGTCGGATTCCCGCTTCGATGGTGATTTCATGGCGCAGCGCCGTCAGAGCAATGGCagcatcgatgatgatcaagACTTCTCTCGTCGCATCCTCCAG GTGACTAACCCCGATCGACGCTAG
- the CHO1 gene encoding CDP-diacylglycerol-serine O-phosphatidyltransferase (COG:I;~EggNog:ENOG410PKTK;~InterPro:IPR000462,IPR043130,IPR004533;~PFAM:PF01066;~TransMembrane:3 (o20-36i57-76o82-106i);~go_component: GO:0016020 - membrane [Evidence IEA];~go_function: GO:0016780 - phosphotransferase activity, for other substituted phosphate groups [Evidence IEA];~go_process: GO:0008654 - phospholipid biosynthetic process [Evidence IEA]), producing MSVFSSMRYCLGDPRDFGAIWAALIFMPFGLFFDFMDGRIARWRKKSSLMGQELDSLADLISFGMAPAAAAFALGMRTSLDHLLLSFFVLCGLTRLARFNVTVAVLPKDKSGKSKYFEGTPIPTTLSITFFLAYCVSKDWVLEDLPLGLVAQGTAFEFHPLVLLFVLHGCLMVSKTLHIPKP from the exons ATGTCCGTCTTCTCCTCGATGCGTTACTGTCTTGGTGACCCTCGCGATTTTGGCGCAATTTGGGCTGCTCTGATATTTATGCCTTTTGGACTGTTCTTCGACTTCATGGATGGACGAATTGCtaggtggaggaagaagtcgtcACTCATGGGACAAGAACTCGATTCACTGGCCGATTTG ATTTCCTTCGGAATGGCACCTGCCGCAGCAGCTTTTGCGCTCGGAATGCGCACCAGCCTCGACCACCtgctcctctccttctttgtTCTGTGCGGCCTGACACGATTGGCCCGGTTCAACGTGACTGTTGCTGTTCTGCCGAAAGACAAGTCCGGAAAGTCGAAGTACTTTGAGGGCACCCCCATCCCGACAACATTGTCGATTACCTTTTTCCTGGCCTATTGTGTCTCAAAAGACTGGGTACTGGAGGATCTCCCCCTTGGCCTTGTAGCCCAGGGCACAGCGTTCGAATTCCACCCGCTGGTATTACTGTTTGTTTTGCACGGCTGCCTTATGGTCAGCAAAACGCTGCATATCCCTAAGCCTTAA
- the GAR1_1 gene encoding H/ACA ribonucleoprotein complex subunit GAR1/NAF1 (COG:J;~EggNog:ENOG410PPNM;~InterPro:IPR007504,IPR009000,IPR038664;~PFAM:PF04410;~go_process: GO:0001522 - pseudouridine synthesis [Evidence IEA];~go_process: GO:0042254 - ribosome biogenesis [Evidence IEA]) yields MSFRGGRGGFGGRGGRGGFQQPLGPPAQVLEMGTVMHSCEGEMVCESINPKIPYFNAPIYLENKTPIGKVDEVLGPINQVYFTIKPQEGIVATSFKPGDKVYIGGDKLLPLEKFLPKPKPAPGAAKPKRAGGGARGGPMRGGRGGGRGGPMRGGRGGAPRGRGGPRGGGFRGGGGGGFGGGFSRGGGRGGPRGGGFRGR; encoded by the exons ATGTCTTTCCGTGGAGGCCGTGGCGGTTTCGGTGGCCGTGGAG GTCGCGGAGGTTTCCAGCAACCTCTCGGTCCCCCTGCCCAAGTTCTGG AGATGGGAACTGTCATGCATTCTTGCGAAGGCGAGATGGTTTGCGAatccatcaaccccaagatTCCTTACTTCAACGCCCCCATCTACCTCGAGAACAAG ACCCCTATCGGCAAGGTCGATGAAGTCCTGGGCCCTATCAACCAGGTCTACTTCACCATCAAGCCCCAGGAAGGAATTGTCGCGACCTCCTTCAAGCCTGGTGACAAGGTCTACATTGGTGGCGACAAGCTCCTTCCCTTGGAGAA GTTCCTtcccaagcccaagcccgCTCCCG GTGCTGCAAAGCCCAAGAGAGCTGGCGGTGGTGCCAGAGGCGGTCCCATGCGcggtggccgtggtggtggccgtggtggccCCATGCGTGGTGGTCGCGGCGGCGCTCCCAGAGGACGTGGTGGTCCCCGGGGTGGTGGCTtccgtggtggtggcggtggtggtttcgGCGGTGGTTTCTCGAGGGGTGGTGGCAGAGGAGGACCTCGTGGTGGAGGCTTCCGCGGACGGTAG
- the THS1 gene encoding threonine--tRNA ligase THS1 (COG:J;~EggNog:ENOG410PFEM;~InterPro:IPR036621,IPR006195,IPR002320,IPR012675, IPR012676,IPR004154,IPR033728,IPR018163,IPR012947, IPR002314,IPR004095;~PFAM:PF03129,PF00587,PF07973;~go_component: GO:0005737 - cytoplasm [Evidence IEA];~go_function: GO:0000166 - nucleotide binding [Evidence IEA];~go_function: GO:0004812 - aminoacyl-tRNA ligase activity [Evidence IEA];~go_function: GO:0004829 - threonine-tRNA ligase activity [Evidence IEA];~go_function: GO:0005524 - ATP binding [Evidence IEA];~go_process: GO:0006418 - tRNA aminoacylation for protein translation [Evidence IEA];~go_process: GO:0006435 - threonyl-tRNA aminoacylation [Evidence IEA];~go_process: GO:0043039 - tRNA aminoacylation [Evidence IEA]), whose translation MSSEGAKDLPARPAADAKPAGDGLPDFIVERNNFFEELWQQYLEELKNKPHPEIKVNLELGDGNSIDVTANAWETTPAQLLKNVPKELSANVVLARVGKELWDLSRPLEGDCTVSYVPFDHPEGREVFWHSSAHCLGEACECEYGCLLSHGPPTPQGFFYDMAMPDNRVVRETDWPLLDRHANRIFKEKQSFDRLEVTKENLKKMFAYSKYKLHYIDKLVTGEKSTVYRCGTLVDLCRGPHIQSTGKVKTFKIMQNSSAYFLGDQSNDSLQRIRGVAFPDKKQMSEHLKFLEEAEKRNHVKIGKEQELFFFDEVSPGCPFLLPNGTKIFNALQSLLRSEYRKRGYQEVQTPNMYDVGIWKTSGHWAHYKDDMFKLDVEKREWALKPMNCPGHFVLFGHRERSYRELPLRIADFGVLHRNEASGALSGLTRVRKFQQDDTHIFCTQDQITSEIEGLFDFLQSIYGLFGFTFKLKLSTRPEKYLGELETWNYAEEQLKAAMTKFKGNDWTIDEGDGAFYGPKIDITIADALKREFQCATIQLDYQAPINFKLEYMSNEKASADAAKEGEAKPNEPGPGRARPVVIHRAIIGSFERFLGILIEHFGGKWPFWISPRQILIVPVMPAVNDYVEELQTILRGDKLNVDIDLSGNTMQKKIRTGQLQQYNFIFVVGASEKESRTVNIRNRDDPATQKQGVMIPLDEVREKLRALRKERRLVNAL comes from the exons ATGTCTTCTGAAGGCGCAAAGGACCTTCCCGCCCGGCCGGCGGCCGACGCCAAACCTGCTG GTGACGGGCTCCCCGATTTCATTGTTGAACGTAACAACTTCTTCGAAGAACTCTGGCAACAATACCTCGAGGAACTCAAGAACAAGCCCCACCCCGAAATCAAGGTCAACCTCGAGCTTGGCGACGGAAACTCCATCGATGTCACCGCAAACGCCTGGGAGACCACCCCCGCACAGCTTCTGAAGAACGTGCCCAAAGAGTTGAGCGCCAATGTTGTTCTCGCGAGGGTTGGAAAGGAACTGTGGGATCTGAGCCGTCCGCTTGAGGGAGATTGCACCGTTTCTTATGTCCCCTTCGATCACCCCGAGGGTAGGGAGGTTTTCTGGCACTCTAGCGCTCACTGTCTGGGTGAGGCTTGTGAATGCGAATATGGGTGTCTTCTGTCCCACGGTCCTCCCACGCCCCAGGGTTTCTTCTATGACATGGCCATGCCGGACAA CCGCGTCGTCAGAGAGACCGATTGGCCGTTGTTGGATCGCCACGCCAACCGCATcttcaaggagaagcagagTTTCGATAGACTGGAGGTTACGAAGGAGAACCTCAAGAAGATGTTCGCGTACAGCAAGTACAAGCTGCACTACATCGACAAGCTTGTCACCGGAGAGAAGAGCACTGTCTACCGGTGTGGTACCTTGGTCGACCTGTGCAGAGGTCCCCATATCCAGAGCACCGGCAAGGTCAAGACCTTCAAGATCATGCAG AACTCTTCCGCCTATTTCCTCGGTGACCAGTCCAACGACTCTCTGCAGCGTATCCGCGGTGTTGCTTTCCCCGATAAGAAGCAGATGTCAGAGCACCTGAAGTTCTTggaggaggctgagaagcgCAACCACGTTAAGATCGGTAAGGAGCAAGAgctgttcttcttcgacgaGGTTTCTCCAGGATGCCCTTTCCTTCTGCCCAACGGTACCAAGATCTTCAACGCCCTCCAATCCCTACTGCGCTCCGAGTACCGTAAGCGCGGCTACCAGGAGGTTCAGACCCCCAACATGTATGATGTCGGCATCTGGAAGACCTCTGGTCACTGGGCTCACTACAAGGATGACATGTTCAAGCTTGATGTCGAGAAGAGGGAGTGGGCTCTCAAGCCTATGAACTGCCCCGGTCACTTTGTGCTCTTCGGCCACCGCGAGAGAAGTTACAGAGAGCTTCCTCTGAGAATCGCGGACTTTGGTGTCCTGCACAGAAACGAGGCATCCGGAGCCCTGAGCGGTCTCACCCGTGTTCGCAAGTTCCAGCAGGATGACACTCACATCTTCTGTACCCAAGACCAG ATCACGTCTGAAATCGAGGGTCTGTTCGACTTCCTGCAGTCCATCTACGGCCTTTTCGGCTTCACCTTCAAGCTGAAGCTCTCAACCCGGCCTGAGAAGTATCTTGGTGAGCTCGAGACCTGGAACTACGCAGAGGAGCAGCTCAAGGCGGCCATGACCAAGTTCAAGGGCAATGACTGGACCATCGACGAGGGTGATGGTGCCTTCTACGGTCCGAAGATCGATATTACCATCGCTGACGCCCTCAAGCGAGAGTTCCAGTGTGCCACCATCCAGCTTGATTACCAGGCTCCCATCAACTTCAAGCTCGAGTACATGAGCAACGAGAAGGCTTCTGCTGATGCCGCTAAGGAGGGCGAGGCCAAGCCCAACGAGCCTGGTCCTGGCCGTGCTCGCCCGGTTGTCATCCACCGTGCTATCATCGGCAGTTTTGAGCGTTTCCTTGGAATTTTGATCGAGCACTTCGGTGGCAAGTGGCCTTTCTGGATCAGCCCTCGTCAGATCCTAATCGTGCCTGTCATGCCTGCTGTCAACGACTACGTTGAGGAGTTGCAGACGATTCTCCGCGGCGATAAGCTGAACGTGGACATCGACCTCAGCGGCAACAccatgcagaagaagatccgcaCTGGACAGCTTCAACAATACAACTTCATCTTCG TTGTTGGCGCTTCCGAAAAGGAGAGCCGTACGGTCAACATCCGTAACCGTGATGACCCTGCCACCCAGAAACAGGGCGTAATGATTCCTCTCGACGAGGTCCGCGAGAAGCTCCGGGCCCTGAGAAAGGAGCGGAGACTGGTCAACGCTCTCTAA
- a CDS encoding glycosyltransferase family 31 protein (COG:G;~EggNog:ENOG410PSVX;~InterPro:IPR006740), which translates to MMAPPLHRRSWRQSRASALIIAAAFFSAGFILFFYSRPSYVAPIPDLESSPSLASPDDTNPCFVDLDLLRQYSSTATVQYARLEIAVTPTENFTGYADTLSTRFPKFRTVHLDTEAHRENLSPEKCTATVTIEGPQPSAPPDASHIIFGLSTSIDRLIDSLDAFAHWAAGTNAQILAVVDSGGQKKEAERRAQALGIRLTIVEEDNERLDRYFYLVQYLYKHKNKSTQWVVMMDDDTFFPSMTRLVDRLATYDASMPQYVGAVTEDLQQMYSSGYMAYGGAGIFLSIPLLEQLQPWFDECYVFKGGGDHMLSQCIYKHTNTKLSWERDLFQLDLRGDASGFYEAGRAQPLSVHHWKSWFQADMAALSKASSICGEECLLHRWLLQDEWYLVNGFSVIKYSTVSDDPLAMEQTWNASQYTGPNPFTYSLGPLRRKDEKKISFRMRDVVQEKDRVRQVYVHEVTAEEVEVLEVVWNHAA; encoded by the coding sequence ATGATGGCTCCGCCGTTGCACCGTCGGTCATGGCGCCAATCAAGGGCGTCGGCACTAATCATCGCGGCGGCCTTTTTCTCCGCAGGCTTCATACTATTCTTCTACTCCAGACCTAGCTATGTTGCTCCAATTCCCGATCTCGAGTCCAGTCCTTCCCTAGCTTCACCCGATGACACCAATCCTTGCTTTGTGGATCTCGATCTGCTCCGTCAATACTCCAGTACCGCCACAGTACAATATGCTAGGCTCGAGATAGCCGTGACACCTACGGAAAACTTCACTGGTTATGCGGATACCCTGAGCACGCGCTTTCCGAAGTTTCGCACCGTACACCTAGACACCGAAGCCCATCGAGAGAATCTGTCGCCGGAAAAATGTACTGCCACCGTGACCATCGAGGGGCCTCAGCCCAGTGCACCCCCGGACGCATCTCATATCATATTCGGCCTTTCTACATCGATTGATCGCTTGATTGACTCCCTGGATGCGTTTGCGCATTGGGCTGCGGGAACCAATGCGCAGATCTTGGCTGTGGTGGATAGCGGGGGACaaaagaaggaggctgagagACGGGCGCAGGCGCTGGGAATCCGGCTTACCATCGTCGAGGAAGATAACGAGCGCTTGGATCGATACTTCTATCTGGTGCAGTACTTGTACAAGCACAAGAATAAGTCCACTCAGTGGGTGGttatgatggatgatgatacgtTCTTCCCGTCAATGACCCGGCTGGTGGATCGGTTGGCCACCTACGATGCCTCAATGCCCCAGTATGTCGGTGCTGTGACGGAGGATTTGCAGCAGATGTACAGTAGTGGCTACATGGCATACGGTGGTGCAGGGATCTTCCTATCCATTCCGCTTCTCGAGCAACTCCAGCCGTGGTTCGATGAATGCTACGTATTCAAAGGGGGTGGTGACCACATGCTCTCGCAGTGCATCTATAAGCACACGAATACTAAGCTCTCCTGGGAGCGAGATCTTTTCCAGCTGGATCTCCGGGGAGATGCGTCGGGATTTTACGAGGCTGGGCGGGCTCAGCCTCTCTCGGTGCATCATTGGAAGTCTTGGTTCCAGGCTGATATGGCGGCTCTCAGCAAGGCGTCCAGCATCTGTGGCGAGGAGTGTTTGCTCCACAGGTGGCTCTTACAAGATGAGTGGTATCTTGTCAATGGGTTCTCCGTGATCAAGTATTCGACCGTGTCAGACGATCCCTTGGCCATGGAGCAGACCTGGAATGCTAGCCAGTATACTGGTCCGAACCCGTTTACCTACAGTCTGGGACCATTACGCCGCAAGGATGAAAAGAAGATCTCATTTCGGATGAGAGATGTAGTGCAGGAGAAGGATCGAGTGAGGCAGGTTTATGTGCATGAGGTGACAgctgaggaggtggaggtgttggaggTGGTTTGGAACCATGCTGCATAA
- a CDS encoding uncharacterized protein (TransMembrane:2 (i38-58o64-86i)), whose product MNGSPQLLQAARFTRSNQKAMCVARHTSSLSTNSFPRFCCFLLSVVGINSLSFFLLFQLQPVDIIIIVQASLAVSLLIPQFQLLLFQSKSRPSRTLAGRLTQTTA is encoded by the coding sequence ATGAACGGTTCCCCTCAATTGCTGCAAGCCGCGCGCTTCACAAGGTCCAATCAGAAAGCAATGTGCGTTGCCCGTCACACCTCGTCACTTTCAACGAACTCATTTCCCAGGTTCTGTTGCTTTCTCCTGTCGGTGGTGGGTATCAATAGTCTCtcgttttttcttctttttcagcTTCAGCCTGTTgacattattattattgttcaAGCCAGTCTTGCCGTGTCTCTGCTGATCCCGCAattccagcttctcctgttTCAGAGTAAATCCAGACCCTCCCGGACATTGGCGGGGCGCTTGACCCAGACGACGGCCTGA
- the mpkA gene encoding mitogen-activated serine/threonine-protein kinase SLT2 (COG:T;~EggNog:ENOG410PFQD;~InterPro:IPR017441,IPR008271,IPR003527,IPR000719, IPR011009;~PFAM:PF07714,PF00069;~go_function: GO:0004672 - protein kinase activity [Evidence IEA];~go_function: GO:0004707 - MAP kinase activity [Evidence IEA];~go_function: GO:0005524 - ATP binding [Evidence IEA];~go_process: GO:0006468 - protein phosphorylation [Evidence IEA]) yields the protein MADLQGRKIFKVFNQDFIVDERYNVTKELGQGAYGIVCAATNAHTGEGVAIKKVTNVFSKKILAKRALREIKLLQHFRGHRNITCLYDMDIPRPDNFNETYLYEELMECDLAAIIRSGQPLTDAHFQSFIYQILCGLKYIHSANVLHRDLKPGNLLVNADCELKICDFGLARGFSIDPEENAGYMTEYVATRWYRAPEIMLSFQSYTKAIDVWSVGCILAELLGGRPFFKGRDYVDQLNQILHYLGTPNEETLSRIGSPRAQEYVRNLPFMPKIPFQRLFPNANPDALDLLDRMLAFDPTSRISVEEALEHPYLHIWHDASDEPTCPTTFDFHFEVVEDVQEMRHMIYDEVVRFRALVRQQSQAQAAAQQQQIAQQTNVPIPDNQQGGWKTEEPKPQEALAAGGGHHNDLESSLQRGMDVQ from the exons ATGGCCGACTTGCAGGGTCGCAAGATCTTCAAGGTCTTCAACCAGGACTTTATCGTCGATGAGCGCTACAATGTCACCAAGGAGCTGGGTCAGGGCGCATACGGCATTGTTTG CGCCGCGACAAATGCTCACACCGGTGAGGGTGTCGCCATCAAGAAGGTCACCAACGTTTTCAGCAAGAAGATCCTCGCCAAGCGCGCTTTGAGAGAGATCAAGCTGCTCCAGCACTTCAGAGGTCACCGCAAC ATCACTTGCTTGTATGACATGGACATTCCCCGCCCGGACAACTTCAACGAAACGTACCTGTACGAGG aattgATGGAGTGCGATTTGGCCGCTATCATTCGCTCCGGGCAACCCCTCACCGACGCCCATTTCCAATCCTTCATTTACCAAATCCTCTGCGGTCTCAAATACATCCATTCGGCCAACGTTCTGCACCGTGATTTGAAGCCCGGAAACCTTCTCGTCAACGCCGATTGCGAGCTGAAGATTTGCGATTTCGGTTTGGCCCGTGGTTTCTCCATCGACCCGGAGGAGAATGCAGGATACATGACGGAATATGTCGCCACAAGATGGTACCGTGCGCCGGAAATCATGCTGAGCTTCCAGAGCTACACGAAAGCCA TCGATGTTTGGTCCGTGGGTTGCATTCTGGCCGAGCTGCTGGGTGGCCGGCCCTTCTTCAAGGGCCGTGACTATGTCGACCAGCTTAACCAGATTCTCCACTATTTGGGTACTCCTAACGAGGAGACTCTGAGCCGCATCGGCTCACCTCGTGCGCAGGAGTACGTTCGCAACTTGCCGTTCATGCCCAAGATCCCCTTCCAGCGCCTGTTCCCCAACGCCAACCCCGATGCTCTCGACCTGCTCGATCGCATGCTTGCGTTCGACCCGACGTCGCGTATCTCGGTTGAGGAGGCCCTTGAGCATCCTTACTTGCACATCTGGCACGACGCCTCGGATGAGCCCACCTGCCCGACGACCTTTGACTTCCActttgaggtggtggaggacgTGCAGGAGATGCGCCACATGATCTACGACGAGGTAGTGCGCTTCCGGGCTCTGGTCCGGCAGCAGTCGCAGGCGCAGGCCgccgcgcagcagcagcagattgCCCAGCAGACCAACGTGCCCATCCCCGACAACCAACAAGGCGGATGGAAGACGGAGGAACCGAAGCCCCAGGAAGCGCTCGCCGCAGGCGGTGGCCACCACAACGATCTGGAATCGTCGCTGCAGCGGGGCATGGATGTGCAGTAG